In a genomic window of Oncorhynchus keta strain PuntledgeMale-10-30-2019 chromosome 28, Oket_V2, whole genome shotgun sequence:
- the tnfrsf11a gene encoding tumor necrosis factor receptor superfamily member 11A isoform X2, whose product MCPSPTATALSRPTCTQQQYLKDKRCCRRCEPGSYVFAECSGYSDTKCRQCGRDEYQPDWTNETKCLPQKFCDTGKGFNRERPSNPQAAVPCQCQPGLECSPINCEFCEKIPTCGPGYGLETDTEAGRRTCVACKRGYFSPNTSIEPCRQWTNCKGLGKSDKKTGSDQTDAVCGPHLSGSSTSSWVLVCILSVITVLCLLILLLFCYKDKLKLLSVNLRLCVQNLKRTRIQQETLAPLYHSGGEGGGVGGQNCTLCEKTCLIVLADTPPETLHTCPTAIPGDRVKLPPIKEMKEERREEEDEGMGSEGSGEAEEVSEEAVCEEGVSEGVCVSPLWAGSCVCVLSVREPLEVGENEDCSQAVNPGTLGTCSCGGDGESRDGKKDERKDGGRERAKMVECLQGKSSEMSCNTSPYSLSPTSSPLSPVMPSCDLYLPLTPARSEVKAQLIDSSQRKVDGLYRLNSSISSTPTTDTTPTSTSITSPDPSVTVGDQQSKLSSEASSSEPNQGLSWRGSGGNKLLSGGSELECAPDCIQSQLAEPALTSGQVTGNNNTTFISSGQVMNFSADVIVVYVSQTSLGNEEEGPDDAFGIPVQEQANERAPLFQRSASSKSVGHSPPHSPRNSITHNPPQQDDNLPVQEVTDELPSD is encoded by the exons ATGTGTCCTTCTCCAACAGCT ACAGCcctctccagacccacctgtacCCAGCAGCAGTACCTCAAAGACAAGAGATGCTGCAGGAGGTGTGAACCAG GCTCCTATGTGTTTGCAGAGTGTTCTGGGTACTCTGACACCAAGTGTCGTCAGTGTGGTCGTGATGAATACCAGCCTGACTGGACCAACGAGACCAAGTGTCTGCCACAGAAGTTCTGTGACACAG GTAAAGGTTTTAATCGTGAGAGGCCCAGTAACCCCCAGGCTGCGGTACCCTGTCAATGTCAACCTGGTCTAGAGTGTTCTCCTATCAACTGTGAGTTCTGTGAGAAGATTCCTACCTGTGGACCAGGATATGGACTGGAGACTGACACTg AGGCGGGCAGGAGAACTTGTGTTGCGTGCAAGAGAGGATATTTCTCTCCCAACACCTCTATAGAACCATGCAGACAGTGGACCAA TTGTAAAGGCCTGGGGAAGAGTGACAAAAAGACCGGGAGCGACCAGACTGATGCTGTCTGTGGACCCCATCTCTCTggttcctctacctcctcctgggTCCTAGTGTGTATTCTGTCAGTcatcactgtcctctgtctcctcatccTCCTGCTCTTCTGCTACAAGGACAAACTCAAACTACTCTCAG TGAATTTGCGATTATGTGTCCAGAATCTGAAAAGGACCCGGAtacagcag GAGACTCTGGcccctctctaccacagtggGGGTGAAGGAGGTGGGGTAGGGGGGCAGAACTGCACCCTGTGTGAGAAAACCTGTCTGATTGTCCTTGCTGACACCCCCCCAGAAACTCTACACACCTGTCCTACAGCCATACCTGGTGACCGGGTCAAACTACCACCCATTaaagagatgaaggaggagaggagggaggaggaggatgaggggatggGAAGTGAGGGGTCAGGGGAGGCGGAGGAGGTTTCTGAGGAGGCTGTGTGTGAGGAGGGTGtatcagagggtgtgtgtgtgtctccactgTGGGctggctcctgtgtgtgtgtgttgtctgtgaggGAACCTTTAGAGGTAGGAGAGAATGAAGACTGTAGTCAGGCCGTCAACCCTGGAACCCTCGGGACCTGCTCctgtggaggagatggggagagcaGGGATGGAAAGAAGGATGAAAgaaaagatggagggagggagagggccaAGATGGTTGAGTGCTTGCAAGGGAAGAGCTCTGAGATGAGCTGTAatacctctccctactccctctctcccacctcctcccccctTTCCCCCGTCATGCCGTCATGTGACCTCTACCTGCCACTGACCCCAGCCAGGTCAGAGGTCAAAGCTCAGCTGATTGACAGCTCACAGAGGAAAGTGGATGGGCTATACAGACTGAACTCTAGCATAAGCTCCACCcccaccacagacaccacacccACTTCAACCTCCATAACCTCTCCTGACCCCTCTGTAACCGTGGGAGACCAGCAGTCCAAGCTAAGCTCTGAGGCCTCCAGCAGTGAGCCTAACCAGGGACTTTCCTGGAGGGGCAGTGGAGGAAACAAGCTCTTATCTGGGGGCTCGGagctggagtgtgcccctgatTGTATCCAGAGCCAACTTGCGGAACCAGCACTCACCTCAG gtCAGGTGACAGGGAACAATAACACCACCTTCATCTCCAGCGGTCAGGTTATGAACTTCAGCGCTGATGTCATCGTCGTCTACGTCAGCCAGACGTCGCTAGGCAACGAGGAGGAAGGGCCAGATGATGCATTCGGAATCCCCGTCCAGGAACAGGCCAATGAGAGAGCTCCGTTGTTCCAGAGGTCTGCCTCCTCCAAAAGTGTCGGTCATTCACCTCCACATTCTCCAAGGAACTCCATTACCCATAACCCCCCACAGCAGGATGACAACCTGCCAGTTCAGGAAGTGACTGATGAGTTGCCCAGTGACTGA
- the tnfrsf11a gene encoding tumor necrosis factor receptor superfamily member 11A isoform X1, translating into MRIHFPTSWIFQGWVTHLVLNLCAQTALSRPTCTQQQYLKDKRCCRRCEPGSYVFAECSGYSDTKCRQCGRDEYQPDWTNETKCLPQKFCDTGKGFNRERPSNPQAAVPCQCQPGLECSPINCEFCEKIPTCGPGYGLETDTEAGRRTCVACKRGYFSPNTSIEPCRQWTNCKGLGKSDKKTGSDQTDAVCGPHLSGSSTSSWVLVCILSVITVLCLLILLLFCYKDKLKLLSVNLRLCVQNLKRTRIQQETLAPLYHSGGEGGGVGGQNCTLCEKTCLIVLADTPPETLHTCPTAIPGDRVKLPPIKEMKEERREEEDEGMGSEGSGEAEEVSEEAVCEEGVSEGVCVSPLWAGSCVCVLSVREPLEVGENEDCSQAVNPGTLGTCSCGGDGESRDGKKDERKDGGRERAKMVECLQGKSSEMSCNTSPYSLSPTSSPLSPVMPSCDLYLPLTPARSEVKAQLIDSSQRKVDGLYRLNSSISSTPTTDTTPTSTSITSPDPSVTVGDQQSKLSSEASSSEPNQGLSWRGSGGNKLLSGGSELECAPDCIQSQLAEPALTSGQVTGNNNTTFISSGQVMNFSADVIVVYVSQTSLGNEEEGPDDAFGIPVQEQANERAPLFQRSASSKSVGHSPPHSPRNSITHNPPQQDDNLPVQEVTDELPSD; encoded by the exons ACAGCcctctccagacccacctgtacCCAGCAGCAGTACCTCAAAGACAAGAGATGCTGCAGGAGGTGTGAACCAG GCTCCTATGTGTTTGCAGAGTGTTCTGGGTACTCTGACACCAAGTGTCGTCAGTGTGGTCGTGATGAATACCAGCCTGACTGGACCAACGAGACCAAGTGTCTGCCACAGAAGTTCTGTGACACAG GTAAAGGTTTTAATCGTGAGAGGCCCAGTAACCCCCAGGCTGCGGTACCCTGTCAATGTCAACCTGGTCTAGAGTGTTCTCCTATCAACTGTGAGTTCTGTGAGAAGATTCCTACCTGTGGACCAGGATATGGACTGGAGACTGACACTg AGGCGGGCAGGAGAACTTGTGTTGCGTGCAAGAGAGGATATTTCTCTCCCAACACCTCTATAGAACCATGCAGACAGTGGACCAA TTGTAAAGGCCTGGGGAAGAGTGACAAAAAGACCGGGAGCGACCAGACTGATGCTGTCTGTGGACCCCATCTCTCTggttcctctacctcctcctgggTCCTAGTGTGTATTCTGTCAGTcatcactgtcctctgtctcctcatccTCCTGCTCTTCTGCTACAAGGACAAACTCAAACTACTCTCAG TGAATTTGCGATTATGTGTCCAGAATCTGAAAAGGACCCGGAtacagcag GAGACTCTGGcccctctctaccacagtggGGGTGAAGGAGGTGGGGTAGGGGGGCAGAACTGCACCCTGTGTGAGAAAACCTGTCTGATTGTCCTTGCTGACACCCCCCCAGAAACTCTACACACCTGTCCTACAGCCATACCTGGTGACCGGGTCAAACTACCACCCATTaaagagatgaaggaggagaggagggaggaggaggatgaggggatggGAAGTGAGGGGTCAGGGGAGGCGGAGGAGGTTTCTGAGGAGGCTGTGTGTGAGGAGGGTGtatcagagggtgtgtgtgtgtctccactgTGGGctggctcctgtgtgtgtgtgttgtctgtgaggGAACCTTTAGAGGTAGGAGAGAATGAAGACTGTAGTCAGGCCGTCAACCCTGGAACCCTCGGGACCTGCTCctgtggaggagatggggagagcaGGGATGGAAAGAAGGATGAAAgaaaagatggagggagggagagggccaAGATGGTTGAGTGCTTGCAAGGGAAGAGCTCTGAGATGAGCTGTAatacctctccctactccctctctcccacctcctcccccctTTCCCCCGTCATGCCGTCATGTGACCTCTACCTGCCACTGACCCCAGCCAGGTCAGAGGTCAAAGCTCAGCTGATTGACAGCTCACAGAGGAAAGTGGATGGGCTATACAGACTGAACTCTAGCATAAGCTCCACCcccaccacagacaccacacccACTTCAACCTCCATAACCTCTCCTGACCCCTCTGTAACCGTGGGAGACCAGCAGTCCAAGCTAAGCTCTGAGGCCTCCAGCAGTGAGCCTAACCAGGGACTTTCCTGGAGGGGCAGTGGAGGAAACAAGCTCTTATCTGGGGGCTCGGagctggagtgtgcccctgatTGTATCCAGAGCCAACTTGCGGAACCAGCACTCACCTCAG gtCAGGTGACAGGGAACAATAACACCACCTTCATCTCCAGCGGTCAGGTTATGAACTTCAGCGCTGATGTCATCGTCGTCTACGTCAGCCAGACGTCGCTAGGCAACGAGGAGGAAGGGCCAGATGATGCATTCGGAATCCCCGTCCAGGAACAGGCCAATGAGAGAGCTCCGTTGTTCCAGAGGTCTGCCTCCTCCAAAAGTGTCGGTCATTCACCTCCACATTCTCCAAGGAACTCCATTACCCATAACCCCCCACAGCAGGATGACAACCTGCCAGTTCAGGAAGTGACTGATGAGTTGCCCAGTGACTGA